In Solanum lycopersicum chromosome 5, SLM_r2.1, the following are encoded in one genomic region:
- the LOC101264521 gene encoding probable methyltransferase PMT26: MALGKYSRVDGRKSSNYCSTVTIVVFVALCLVGVWMMTSSSVVPDQNLDLSSQGKKTDLSTQVTEGKESYNGGNESNNKAGDESNPTDEGKSKQFEDTLGDLPEDATKGDALVSQEENVSNPQQTESTSEVKQEEKSTEQKEDAGESESETQSEKATDGSDDKKEDGPNKVDDKDSEAGEKTENKSVGEEIKEGSDEKKSIENSVELNDKKDQEVGQSSDEKSDGEKKDLSSSAVLSSGTQSDLLNETTTQNGAFLTQASESKNEKEMQKSSESDKESSYIWKLCNSTAGPDYIPCLDNLEAIRNLRSTKHYEHRERHCPDNPPTCLVPLPEGYQHSVEWPTSREKIWYHNVPHTKLAEIKGHQNWVKVSGEYLTFPGGGTQFKHGALHYIDFIQQSFPEIAWGKQTRVILDVGCGVASFGGYLFERDVLAMSLAPKDEHEAQVQFALERGIPAISAVMGTKRLPFPSRVFDVVHCARCRVPWHIEGGKLLLELNRVLRPGGLFVWSATPVYQKLPEDVEIWEAMQKLTKAMCWDLVSKTKDRVNGVGVAVYRKPTSNECYEQRSKDAPPICQGSDDPNAAWNVPLQACMHKAPVATSERGSQWPEPWPARLSKSPYWLLSSQVGVYGKPAPEDFTADYEHWKHVVTNSYLNGMGINWSTVRNVMDMRAIYGGFAAALRDLNVWVMNVVSVDAPDTLPIIYERGLFGIYHDWCESFSTYPRSYDLVHADHLFSKIKTKCGLPAIVAEVDRILRPGGKLIVRDKEETITELESMLKSMQYEINMTYSKDKEGLLYCQKTMWRPKDVETLTYAIA; encoded by the exons ATGGCATTAGGAAAGTACTCTAGAGTAGATGGAAGGAAGTCATCAAACTATTGCTCCACTGTAACTATAGTGGTATTTGTAGCTCTATGTTTAGTTGGGGTATGGATGATGACGTCATCATCTGTCGTTCCAGACCAAAATCTAGATTTGTCCTCACAGGGGAAAAAGACTGACCTGTCAACACAGGTAACCGAAGGTAAAGAGAGTTACAATGGTGGCAATGAGAGTAACAATAAAGCTGGTGATGAGAGTAATCCAACGGATGAgggaaaatcaaaacaatttgAGGATACCCTCGGTGATTTACCTGAGGATGCAACAAAAGGGGATGCCTTAGTTAGTCAAGAAGAAAATGTTTCTAATCCACAACAGACAGAATCAACTTCAGAAGTGAAACAGGAAGAGAAATCGACAGAACAGAAAGAGGATGCTGGAGAATCTGAGTCAGAAACTCAATCCGAGAAGGCAACAGATGGTTCAGATGACAAAAAGGAAGATGGTCCAAACAAAGTAGATGACAAGGATTCTGAGGCTGGGGAGAAAACTGAAAATAAATCTGTCGGAGAAGAGATCAAAGAAGGTTCTGATGAgaaaaaatcaatagaaaacTCAGTTGAACTGAATGATAAAAAGGATCAGGAGGTAGGCCAAAGTTCTGATGAGAAGTCTGATGGTGAGAAGAAGGACCTGTCTTCAAGTGCCGTATTGAGTTCGGGGACTCAGTCGGACCTTTTGAATGAAACTACAACTCAAAATGGGGCATTTTTAACTCAGGCGTCGGAATCAAAGAATGAAAAGGAAATGCAGAAGTCTTCGGAGTCAGATAAAGAAAGTAGTTACATTTGGAAACTCTGCAATTCCACTGCTGGGCCAGATTATATCCCTTGCCTTGATAATTTGGAAGCAATTAGGAACCTCAGAAGTACAAAACATTATGAACACCGAGAGAGACACTGCCCAGATAATCCTCCGACTTGTCTTGTTCCACTTCCTGAAGGATATCAACATTCAGTTGAGTGGCCTACGAGTAGGGAAAAG ATATGGTACCACAATGTTCCCCATACAAAGCTTGCAGAAATTAAAGGACATCAAAATTGGGTAAAAGTTAGTGGTGAATACCTTACCTTCCCTGGTGGGGGAACCCAGTTCAAGCATGGCGCTCTGCACTATATTGATTTCATACAGCAG TCTTTTCCAGAAATTGCCTGGGGAAAGCAAACTCGGGTTATATTAGATGTTGGATGTGGGGTTGCAAGCTTTGGGGGTTATCTTTTCGAAAGAGATGTTTTGGCCATGTCTTTAGCTCCTAAAGATGAACATGAAGCTCAGGTTCAGTTTGCTCTTGAGAGGGGTATTCCTGCTATATCTGCTGTTATGGGTACAAAGAGGCTTCCCTTTCCTAGTCGAGTCTTTGACGTTGTTCATTGTGCACGTTGTAGAGTGCCCTGGCATATTGAAG GGGGGAAACTTCTCCTGGAGCTGAATCGTGTACTTCGACCTGGTGGACTTTTTGTGTGGTCTGCTACTCCTGTCTACCAGAAGCTCCCCGAAGATGTTGAGATCTGGGAAG CCATGCAGAAGTTGACAAAGGCAATGTGCTGGGATCTTGTTTCAAAAACCAAAGATAGAGTCAATGGAGTAGGGGTTGCTGTATATCGCaagcctacttccaatgagtgCTATGAACAAAGATCAAAAGACGCTCCCCCGATTTGTCAAGGATCTGATGATCCAAATGCAGCCTG GAATGTGCCTTTACAAGCTTGCATGCATAAAGCTCCTGTTGCCACATCGGAACGTGGATCTCAATGGCCAGAACCATGGCCAGCCAGGTTATCGAAATCACCTTACTGGTTATTGAGTTCCCAGGTTGGAGTATATGGGAAACCAGCCCCGGAAGATTTTACTGCAGATTATGAACACTGGAAACATGTGGTGACAAATTCATATCTTAATGGAATGGGGATAAATTGGTCTACTGTGCGGAATGTTATGGACATGCGTGCTATCTATGGAGG ATTTGCAGCTGCTTTAAGAGACTTGAATGTGTGGGTTATGAACGTTGTCTCAGTAGATGCTCCAGATACACTACCAATTATTTATGAAAGAGGTCTTTTTGGAATTTATCATGACTGGTGTGAATCCTTCAGCACTTACCCCAGATCGTACGATCTTGTCCATGCAGACCATCTCTTCTCCAAGATTAAAACAAA GTGTGGTTTACCGGCAATAGTTGCTGAAGTTGACCGCATTTTGAGACCAGGAGGGAAGCTCATTGTGCGTGACAAAGAGGAGACTATAACTGAGTTAGAAAGTATGCTCAAGTCTATGCAATATGAAATCAATATGACCTATTCCAAGGACAAGGAAGGATTGTTGTATTGCCAGAAAACAATGTGGCGACCAAAGGACGTTGAGACACTAACTTATGCCATTGCTTAG